The sequence CGGACGCCCCACCCGGGTCAGGCCGATGCCGTGACCGCGAACTCGGTCATCATGCCGGTCGCAAGGTGCGGCATGTGATGGCAATGCAGCATCCAGCGCGCAGCCTCGCCGGCGTCGAGGGCGACATCGACCATCGTCATCGGCGGCACGTGAACCGTGTCGCGCAGGGCCCCGGCGACGCGGCGCCCGTTCAGGCCGACGACCTGGAACACATGCCCGTGCAGATGCATCGGGTGGGCCATCATCGACATGTTGTGGAACGACAGAACGACCCGCTCGTCGCTGCGCGCGATGATCGGCTGGTGCTGGCCCCAGACCGCCCCGTTGATCGTCCAGACATAGGGCTGCATCGAGCCGCCTAGCATCAGCACGTGGCTGCGGTCCACAGGTCGATCAGGCAGGGCATCCAGCGCAATGAGGCGTGCCTCCTGCGCAAGACCGGTGTCGAAGGCCGGCGCTTCGGACGCCGCCATGGCATCCAGGCGCCGGACCTCGGCACCCCGCGTGGCGAGGATCAGGCCGGTTCGCTCCCGCCCGCCTTCCCGCAGGGCGAGGACCGGCCAGGAGCCGCCCTCGCTCGGCAGGTCGATCTCGATGTCCAGCCTCTGGCCCATCGCCAGCCCGAACCGCGTGCCCGGAACAGGCTGGACGGCGTGCCCGTCCACTGCGACAAGTCGCGCCTCTGCTCCACCGGTTTCGATCCAGAACACCGTAGCTGCGGCGGCATTGATGACCCGAAGCCGGATGCGTCCGCCACGCTCGACCTGCACCACTTCGGGGTCCGACAGGGTCCGGTCGTTGGCGAGATAGGCGTCCCAATCGTAATCGTTCAGGTCCATGGCCATGCCGCCCATACCAGAGATGCTGCCCATCATCCTGCCCATGGCACCATGATTCATACCCAGCATCGCCCCCATGCCTCCCATGGGCGCGCCTTGATCGGGCTGCGCAGAGGGACCGGCGCCATCGCCGACATGCCCTCCGTTAATCTCCGCCAGCACTTCCTCGGGGGCTCGGAAGGAGAAGTCATGCAGGAACATCACGACCTCCTGCCGGTCGGCGAGGATATCCTCTTGCGAGCGCACGATCAGCGGCGCGGCGAGCAGTTGCATCTCCTGCGTCGGCACATGGCTGTGCATCCAGTGGGT comes from Stappia sp. 28M-7 and encodes:
- a CDS encoding multicopper oxidase family protein; amino-acid sequence: MNILSRRGFLAASAAAIGAAHMPRLAFAQTVAPISLIAATRTLDINGRAATVFGLAGPGGQGLVLDPGQRFRVDLTNDLDVGTIIHWHGQTPPNAQDGVPDMPMPLLAPGETRSYDFEARPGTHWMHSHVPTQEMQLLAAPLIVRSQEDILADRQEVVMFLHDFSFRAPEEVLAEINGGHVGDGAGPSAQPDQGAPMGGMGAMLGMNHGAMGRMMGSISGMGGMAMDLNDYDWDAYLANDRTLSDPEVVQVERGGRIRLRVINAAAATVFWIETGGAEARLVAVDGHAVQPVPGTRFGLAMGQRLDIEIDLPSEGGSWPVLALREGGRERTGLILATRGAEVRRLDAMAASEAPAFDTGLAQEARLIALDALPDRPVDRSHVLMLGGSMQPYVWTINGAVWGQHQPIIARSDERVVLSFHNMSMMAHPMHLHGHVFQVVGLNGRRVAGALRDTVHVPPMTMVDVALDAGEAARWMLHCHHMPHLATGMMTEFAVTASA